The Scyliorhinus canicula chromosome 11, sScyCan1.1, whole genome shotgun sequence genome contains a region encoding:
- the LOC119973506 gene encoding legumain-like, whose translation MAGMEAVKQCDVPVAILQNRIKAAKDPEETAKLQKDLDQLLETRELIQQTVQEVVRLATDSKEQAERVLTTKPHLTQRENYNAAVEYFRIRCFDWRKQEYEYARHQLSAFVSLCEERVPLTRIKEAIDRVSEKLKK comes from the exons ATGGCTGGAATGGAGGCTGTGAAACAATGCGATGTACCTGTTGCCATCCTTCAGAATCGGATCAAAGCTGCCAAGGACCCTGAGGAGACAGCGAAGCTTCAGAAAGACCTGGACCAGCTCCTTGAG ACAAGAGAATTGATTCAACAGACAGTGCAGGAAGTCGTTAGACTGGCTACGGACTCGAAGGAACAGGCCGAACGTGTGCTAACCACAAAACCGCACCTCACGCAGCGAGAAAACTATAACGCTGCAGTGGAATATTTCCGCATTCGCTGTTTCGACTGGCGCAAGCAAGAG TACGAGTATGCTCGTCACCAACTGAGTGCCTTCGTCAGTCTGTGTGAGGAGCGGGTCCCACTGACACG GATCAAGGAAGCGATTGACCGAGTAAGTGAGAAGCTGAAGAAATGA